A DNA window from Arachis duranensis cultivar V14167 chromosome 3, aradu.V14167.gnm2.J7QH, whole genome shotgun sequence contains the following coding sequences:
- the LOC107478709 gene encoding strigolactone esterase D14, whose product MATPKTALSALLKTRIEGSGSETIVFCHGYGTDQSIWDKVVPILAQNYRVVVFDWPFAGSVKDQKLYDPLKYSSFEAFGDDLITLLTEIGIKSATFVGHSMSGMIGCIASLKRPDLFKRLVLVCASPRFLNSDDFEGGFKNSDVEQLISVMENNYEEFASHFASMIADTANSENVATVEKYKKGLIKMGAEVALPLAKTVFYSDYRELLDKVETPCTIIQTTNDKAVPRSVALYMQNKIKGEATLEIIHTDGHFPQLTSHLKFIEVLKATLDSDVLN is encoded by the exons ATGGCGACACCAAAAACGGCACTTTCAGCGTTATTGAAGACCAGAATTGAAGGTAGTGGGAGCGAGACCATAGTGTTTTGTCATGGCTATGGAACGGACCAATCCATTTGGGACAAAGTGGTTCCCATATTAGCTCAAAATTACCGTGTTGTTGTCTTTGATTGGCCATTTGCTGGATCAGTAAAAGATCAGAAGCTTTACGACCCTCTAAAGTACTCTTCCTTTGAAGCTTTTGGTGATGATTTGATCACTCTACTGACTGAAATTGGCATCAAATCTGCCACTTTCGTTGGCCATTCCATGTCCGGCATGATCGGTTGCATTGCCTCTCTCAAAAGGCCTGACCTCTTTAAGCGCCTTGTTCTTGTTTGTGCTTCCCCAAG GTTTCTAAATTCAGATGATTTCGAGGGAGGGTTTAAGAACTCAGATGTGGAGCAATTAATCTCGGTGATGGAGAACAACTATGAAGAGTTTGCTTCTCATTTCGCGTCGATGATAGCAGATACAGCTAACAGTGAAAATGTTGCGACCGTGGAAAAGTACAAGAAAGGCTTAATCAAAATGGGAGCTGAAGTGGCGCTGCCATTAGCCAAGACTGTGTTCTACAGTGATTACAGAGAATTACTTGACAAAGTTGAAACTCCATGCACAATCATACAGACCACTAATGACAAGGCTGTTCCTCGCAGCGTAGCACTCTACATGCAGAACAAGATCAAAGGGGAAGCCACTTTGGAGATCATACACACTGATGGCCATTTTCCTCAGCTTACTTCTCACCTTAAGTTTATTGAGGTTTTAAAGGCTACTCTCGACTCTGATGTCCTTAATTAA